In Euphorbia lathyris chromosome 10, ddEupLath1.1, whole genome shotgun sequence, a single genomic region encodes these proteins:
- the LOC136209841 gene encoding uncharacterized protein: MKSAFRNAYCSLSRSLNPDTKNLSTISHSLPFVATALSLSLPLPVFRLQSQPHRSFCSTLCIFSSMADSSLSLEKQFKEFRTHLEESGTLRERIRAVVSEIESATRIMHVSLLLVHQSRPLSEVLEEAKSQIEVLKGHYSRLAEIMRDCSGQYYRYHGDWKSETQSVVSLLVFMHWLETGNLLMHSEAEEKLGLNSSEFSLDVEDYLIGVCFTSNELPRYVVNRVTAGDYDCPRKVLKFLTDLHTGFRMLNLRNDFLRKKFDGMKYDVRRVEEVYYDVKIRGLAANGDAAAADQGVEGQS; this comes from the exons ATGAAATCGGCGTTTCGAAACGCTTACTGCTCTCTTTCTCGCTCCTTAAACCCAGACACCAAAAACCTCTCTACCATTTCTCACTCTCTTCCTTTTGTCGCCACCGCTCTCTCTCTTTCCCTCCCTCTCCCTGTCTTTCGTCTTCAATCCCAACCGCATCGCTCATTCTGCTCAACTCTCTGCATCTTTTCTTCCATGGCcgattcttctctttctcttgaGAAACAGTTCAAGGAGTTCCGTACGCATCTAGAAGAGTCCGGGACCTTGCGCGAGAGGATTCGAGCTGTCGTTTCAGAGATCGAATCCGCCACCAGGATAATgcatgtcagtcttcttcttgttcaCCAGTCTCGCCCCCTTTCAG AGGTTTTAGAGGAAGCTAAGAGTCAAATTGAAGTGCTAAAGGGACACTATAGCCGACTTGCAGAAATTATGCGCGATTGCTCGGGCCAATATTATAG GTATCATGGAGATTGGAAGAGTGAAACTCAGTCTGTGGTTTCTTTGCTTGTATTTATGCACTGGTTAGAAACGGGAAATCTGCTTATGCATTCTGAAGCTGAAGAAAAACTTGGAT TGAACAGTTCGGAGTTCAGTTTGGACGTTGAGGACTACCTTATTG GTGTTTGCTTCACGTCCAATGAATTG CCAAGATATGTAGTGAACCGAGTGACTGCTGGTGATTATGATTGCCCAAGAAAGGTGTTGAAGTTCTTGACAGATCTTCATACAGGCTTCCGCATGCTTAATCTCCGAAATGACTTTCTGCGCAAGAAGTTTGATG GTATGAAGTATGATGTAAGGAGAGTCGAAGAAGTGTATTACGATGTAAAGATT